One Artemia franciscana chromosome 7, ASM3288406v1, whole genome shotgun sequence DNA segment encodes these proteins:
- the LOC136029452 gene encoding lithocholate 6-beta-hydroxylase-like, protein MIQYFLSDYSSCVLLLVISLAAFAFLRWKQVTYSVFKAANIPGPEPIPIFGNAWNIWKKVLPEYDQQLYQKYGKIFGTFDGATPVINIAEPDIIRNIFVKDFDHFINRRNFSVKNRIFRKFITIAVDREWKAIRAAISPAFSSGKIKRMSVIMEECSRRLVSSLKESIAKGDGIFEAKNEFGTYTMDVIASCCFGVDIKGEGENSSKFVDYASFLFGPNLTSSPLAIIPFILPWLGRYTFGKMIKLKQWQFFISITEALVKQRAHSNISYNDFIEMSLEAASETAKKGLLNSEEVQEIVIAQSLLFFLAGYDTTGTTLTLTAYSLALNQKVQDKLREEVMNKLDENNGVLDHNVANSIEYIDQIINEVLRLYPPAIRVERLCNKAITYDKLHIPKGMIVNIPLYPLHRDPQYFPNPEKFDPDRFSPDRKRIIHPNAFMPFGSGPRNCVGMRFALEEIRLALCAIIKEFRIELSEKTEVPITFPKGFSGLLQPRNVFLKLELLE, encoded by the exons atgaTTCAGTATTTTCTATCAGACTACTCATCGTGTGTTCTTTTATTAGTGATATCCCTAGCGGCGTTTGCTTTTCTAag atgGAAACAAGTCACTTATTCCGTGTTCAAAGCAGCCAATATTCCTGGACCAGAGCCAATCCCGATATTCGGCAATGCCTGGAACATTTGGAAAAAAGTGCTTCCAGAATATGATCAGCAACTCTATCAGAAATATGGGAAAATTTTTGGAACCTTTGATGGAGCGACGCCCGTCATTAACATAGCAGAACCTGAcattataagaaatattttcgtCAAAGACTTTGATCACTTCAtcaacagaaggaattttagcGTCAAAAACAGAATCTTCCGAAAGTTTATAACTATTGCTGTTGACAGAGAATGGAAGGCAATTCGAGCAGCTATATCACCTGCTTTTAGCTCGGGCAAAATAAAGCGAATGTCCGTCATTATGGAAGAATGTTCTCGTCGTCTAGTATCAAGTCTCAAAGAAAGTATTGCAAAGGGTGATGGTATTTTTGAGGCAAAGAATGAATTTGGTACATACACAATGGACGTGATTGCTTCCTGCTGTTTTGGGGTTGATATAAAAGGGGAAGGTGAAAATAGTAGTAAATTTGTTGACTACGCATCTTTTCTTTTTGGACCAAACTTAACTAGCAGCCCATTGGCTATCATCCCCTTTATTCTGCCCTGGTTAGGTCGTTATACCTTTGGAAAGATGATTAAATTGAAACAGTGGCaattttttatctcaattaCAGAAGCGCTAGTGAAACAAAGGGCACATTCCAATATAAGCTATAATGACTTTATTGAAATGTCACTGGAAGCTGCGAGTGAAACTGCAAAAAAGGGTCTGCTGAATTCAGAAGAAGTACAGGAAATTGTTATCGCACAGTCTCTGCTGTTTTTCTTAGCAGG gtATGACACTACAGGTACAACATTGACGTTAACAGCATATAGTCTTGCTTTGAATCAGAAAGTTCAAGACAAACTACGAGAAGAAGTTATGAATAAGCTTGACGAGAATAATGGAGTACTCGATCATAATGTAGCTAACAGCATCGAATATATCGATCAAATCATCAATGAAGTCCTTCGACTCTACCCTCCAGCCATAAGGGTCGAGCGTCTATGCAACAAAGCAATTACATATGACAAATTGCATATCCCAAAAGGTATGATAGTGAATATTCCACTCTACCCGCTTCATAGAGACCCACAATATTTCCCCAACCCAGAGAAATTTGATCCAGATCGATTTTCACCTGATCGAAAAAGAATAATACACCCAAATGCATTTATGCCATTTGGATCAGGACCTAGAAATTGCGTCGGGATGCGCTTTGCGCTTGAAGAAATACGTTTAGCATTGTGTGCAATTATCAAGGAGTTCCGGATCGAGTTATCTGAGAAGACAGAAGTGCCCATCACTTTTCCTAAGGGCTTCTCAGGACTTTTACAACCGAGAAACGTTTTCTTAAAGCTAGAActtttagaataa